AACAAAGAATACATGAGCTGGAGAAATTGAAACTAGGAATGAGCGAAAAGGAGAAAGAGAGACAAGATCAATTGCAACTGGAAAAAATGAAGATCGATGCGGATGAAAGAAGATTAAAAATTCAAGCAGATGAATCTGTTGAGAGGGAAAGAATGAACGTTGAGAAAATGAAAGTCGAAACTGAGGAGAAACTTCGTGTCATCGAGAcagaaaaaatatctaaaacaaaAGTTGGTGTTCGTTTGCCAAAATTAGAACTAAGAAAATTTGATGGCGATGTCCTTAAATGGAGAGAATTTTGGGACACATATGAATCTACGATACACAATAACCCAGGGTTACAAGATGTTGACAAATTCAAGTATCTGAAATGCCATCTTTCCGGACCAGCGAGTGATCTGATTGCTGGAATTGATATTACAAATACAAACTACGATATTGCAATCAAACTATTGGAGAAACGTTACAGCAGAAATCACGTGATGCGCGAAGCCCACTATTCAAAACTTATCACACTTCAATCACCAACCTACAAAACAACGTCACTTAGGGCATTTCATGACGAAGCCGAAAAACACGTACGAGCGTTGGAATCCCTTGGGACTAACGTCAATACTCCtgaattattatatattttgaaatcAAAACTTCCACGATCCATTCTGGAAAGacttcaacaacaaaaagacaACAATAAGGAATGGACAATGGAGCTATTTAGAAAAGAGCTTCAAAACTACGTGGCGATGAAAGAAGACACAGAGTACCAATTGCAATTGAGCAAACCACCTTCAGAAGAAGAACCTCATCGCAAGCACAATAACAATTTCTACAGAGGTGATCTATCAATCTCAACTGGCCATTCACTCCTATCAAATGGGAGACGAAACAATAGACGAAAGAATACCTGCATTTTCTGCGAAGAAACCCACTGGAGCGACGAATGTCCGAAGTACACCACTATATCAGCCAGAAAAGAAATAATCAAAGGGCGCTGTTTTTCTTGCTTTAGCCCGAATCACCAATCAAAGGAATGCAAAAAGATGAAATCATGTTATCATTGTGGAGAATCAAGGCGACATCATCGAAGTTTGTGTCCTCAGAAGTTTCCGTCGAAAGTCGAGTTAAGTAATGAAGGAACGTTGCAACAAAGAGAAAGTGGTTTGATATCCGTTGGAGAGAAGACAGTCATGCAAACGGCATTAGTCCAAGCGTCTAATCCTACAAACGCAACATTCATGGAAACAAGAATTTTACTTGACTGTGGTAGCAATCGTACATACATAACAAAGGAACTTTCAGAGAAATTACAGCTGAAAGAGATTGACAAAGAAACTGTAACTACGTACACTTTTGGCTGCAAGAAACCGAAAAGCTTCTTGTCAACCTTAGTAGAATTAAATCTTCAGAAGAATGATGGAAAGCCGTTACTAATCAAAGCACGAGTTGTTCCACATATAACTGGGACGGTTGAAAGAACCCCCATCGACATAACTCGAAGAAGAAAATTGGAAAGTAATTTTGAGCTATCTGACACCCTACCTACGACCCTACAGACGTCAACCCTTGGCTTACTCATTGGAAATGACCACTATCATGACATTGTACTACCAGAAAGGAAGAAAGTCGATAATGGTTTGTGTCTTATCAACTCTTTGTTTGGTTGGATCCTTAGTGGCAGAATTTCAGAGAATGAGAAGCACACCAGTGATGTGTCTATGTTTGTGATGACAAATACTACAGCTGATCAACCATTTGCAGAGATACAAAAGATGAAACCTCTAGATGAATGCGAAAACCTTGAACCTGATATTGAAGCATTATGGAGCTTAGAAACTATTGGTATAGACACCAAGGACAAATCAGAGAGCAACGTATTACAAGCGTTCAAAGAAACAGTCAAAATGGAAAACGGAAGATATCAAGTTTCATGGCCTTGGAAGGAAGATGAACCTAATTTACCAGATAATTATGAACTATGTAATGGAAGATTAAAGTCTTTGTATAAGCGTTTGTGTGAGAAACCCCGACTACTTAAAAAGTATGATAAAACTATCAAAGAACAATTAGAAAGGAGCGTCATTGAAAGGGCCCCAAAAGAATATCAAGGAAGAGTCCACTACATCCCTCACCATGTCGTCGAAAATCCTGAGAAAGATAAGATTCGGATAGTTTATGACGCATCAGCCAAGACGAAAAAGAGCAACCAGTCCTTAAACGAATGTCTTCATCGAGGACCAGTGATATTAGAAGATCTTGCAGGGCTACTAATGAGGTTCAGAACCAAGAAGATTGGATTGATTGCCGACATTGAAAAAGCATTTCTGCAAATTAGTATACAGCCTCAAGATCGCGATGTTACAAGATTCCTATGGCTAAAAGACATCAACCGTCCACCAACTAAGGCAAATCTTGAAGAATACCGCTTTACCCGAGT
The genomic region above belongs to Hydractinia symbiolongicarpus strain clone_291-10 chromosome 4, HSymV2.1, whole genome shotgun sequence and contains:
- the LOC130642082 gene encoding uncharacterized protein LOC130642082, giving the protein MTIRQKLGIAKKKLETKILEVNTYIKDASNQNEIDLVAHIDETTVKIENFKKHLNNLESSITDNSEENEKFWSDYETFDDLLSMGEGLLIKLNCIKRLSDEKREAEEREKQRKADEREKEKQREADEREKEKQREADEREREKQRIHELEKLKLGMSEKEKERQDQLQLEKMKIDADERRLKIQADESVERERMNVEKMKVETEEKLRVIETEKISKTKVGVRLPKLELRKFDGDVLKWREFWDTYESTIHNNPGLQDVDKFKYLKCHLSGPASDLIAGIDITNTNYDIAIKLLEKRYSRNHVMREAHYSKLITLQSPTYKTTSLRAFHDEAEKHVRALESLGTNVNTPELLYILKSKLPRSILERLQQQKDNNKEWTMELFRKELQNYVAMKEDTEYQLQLSKPPSEEEPHRKHNNNFYRGDLSISTGHSLLSNGRRNNRRKNTCIFCEETHWSDECPKYTTISARKEIIKGRCFSCFSPNHQSKECKKMKSCYHCGESRRHHRSLCPQKFPSKVELSNEGTLQQRESGLISVGEKTVMQTALVQASNPTNATFMETRILLDCGSNRTYITKELSEKLQLKEIDKETVTTYTFGCKKPKSFLSTLVELNLQKNDGKPLLIKARVVPHITGTVERTPIDITRRRKLESNFELSDTLPTTLQTSTLGLLIGNDHYHDIVLPERKKVDNGLCLINSLFGWILSGRISENEKHTSDVSMFVMTNTTADQPFAEIQKMKPLDECENLEPDIEALWSLETIGIDTKDKSESNVLQAFKETVKMENGRYQVSWPWKEDEPNLPDNYELCNGRLKSLYKRLCEKPRLLKKYDKTIKEQLERSVIERAPKEYQGRVHYIPHHVVENPEKDKIRIVYDASAKTKKSNQSLNECLHRGPVILEDLAGLLMRFRTKKIGLIADIEKAFLQISIQPQDRDVTRFLWLKDINRPPTKANLEEYRFTRVPFGIISSPFLLAGTVQNHLEQNGTPEALQIKDDIYVDNLITGKDDQEEAKLFYHKAKEIFNDANMNLRDWKSNSEEFNESLPLEDKILEKIRRCLA